In one window of Thalassotalea agarivorans DNA:
- a CDS encoding YchJ family protein, translated as MRCPCGSGETFEQCCQPIIIGNIIAQSPEALMRSRYSAYATQAVEYIYDTYASVSQQGLTLTSLREWAEQANWVKLEVVNAKSTNDTSLYPTVEFKAYFLLGDQLHLMHEVSNFIQEQDQWKYLDGKIIQDAMLKRIKRNDPCPCGSGKKFKKCHG; from the coding sequence ATGCGTTGTCCTTGCGGTTCAGGTGAAACTTTTGAACAGTGTTGCCAGCCCATCATTATAGGTAACATTATCGCGCAAAGCCCCGAAGCATTAATGCGCTCGCGTTATTCCGCCTATGCTACACAGGCTGTGGAATATATTTACGACACCTATGCAAGTGTCTCTCAGCAAGGTTTAACACTAACGTCACTGCGAGAGTGGGCAGAGCAAGCGAATTGGGTCAAGCTTGAAGTTGTAAATGCAAAGTCAACAAACGATACCTCCCTATACCCTACCGTCGAATTTAAAGCCTATTTCCTGTTAGGTGACCAATTACATCTTATGCACGAAGTGTCGAATTTCATCCAAGAACAAGATCAATGGAAATACCTAGACGGAAAAATCATTCAAGACGCAATGCTCAAACGCATTAAACGAAACGATCCTTGCCCTTGTGGTAGCGGTAAGAAATTTAAGAAATGTCATGGATAA
- a CDS encoding NERD domain-containing protein kinase family protein has translation MAKHIPFGDPVNHAESWAFNLLKKQLPDNYVLLTNVEIPKKSGQAMEVDALVVGEWGVYVVDVKGYMGQLEAGLHAWTLDGHQVENSLSKANYVARVLAGNIRKKAPYGVFPPWCQGMVFVTGREGDAIDLHKDAGDLSIYTPQNIVSALTQEWGSTADRKFNVSEQQKKVVLDTIGQVALMEKRAKKVQDFQKTLCLYQRNGIEIWQAEYNLGGWKTDWLLKILIAADFEDEASYRQQCNMLTEQLKRLQALSGCSGVPLCSSIIDDGEQMVLPIKIPQGRPIQFFDPLSVDHNQRVSILRRAATSLQQIHGSGYSVSNWADNQVFISEQGDVEFIDIENTKTMQEDLQSFAQSFEKFAQHIDSPLVTLWFAKAIKGEWISLDELRAELSTTLMQHKLSKNAQSSSDDILNGRYKLVERIREGDNSEIWQARHLLGNFDCSVVLYKNVSESWLGLSDSYRRIKSLYHPNIERIIEFGRCPDRNELFLSKEWVTGETLRDLKGTLSPEQAGLWFDQLHQALGYLHQFDIFHGGISLANIVAHHEKATFVNFGLGLDAIAKKDVRQKVDVDEEIWSVEDEGIRDIFSLAASFIIALSEQAIPETLTLESLEQMKQGLDPTFLTETRGQIIEDALRIIKV, from the coding sequence ATGGCAAAGCACATTCCCTTTGGCGATCCGGTTAATCATGCCGAGTCTTGGGCATTTAATTTACTTAAAAAGCAGTTGCCAGATAATTATGTGCTGTTAACTAATGTTGAGATCCCGAAAAAGTCTGGTCAAGCAATGGAAGTTGATGCTTTGGTCGTTGGCGAGTGGGGCGTATACGTTGTTGATGTAAAAGGTTACATGGGTCAACTTGAAGCTGGTCTGCATGCTTGGACGCTCGATGGGCATCAAGTGGAGAATAGCCTGTCAAAAGCAAACTATGTTGCCCGTGTTTTGGCTGGCAATATCCGTAAAAAAGCACCTTATGGCGTGTTTCCACCTTGGTGCCAGGGCATGGTCTTTGTTACCGGCAGAGAGGGCGACGCTATCGATCTGCACAAGGATGCGGGTGATCTAAGTATCTATACACCACAAAACATAGTCTCTGCACTAACTCAGGAATGGGGCTCAACTGCTGATCGTAAATTCAATGTATCGGAACAGCAAAAGAAAGTTGTATTAGATACCATTGGCCAAGTGGCACTAATGGAAAAACGCGCTAAGAAAGTACAAGATTTTCAAAAAACCTTGTGTTTATACCAGCGCAATGGCATTGAAATCTGGCAAGCAGAATATAACCTCGGTGGTTGGAAAACCGATTGGTTGTTGAAAATTTTAATCGCAGCTGATTTTGAAGATGAAGCAAGCTATCGCCAACAATGTAATATGCTGACCGAGCAACTAAAGCGTTTACAAGCCTTATCTGGTTGCAGCGGAGTACCACTTTGCTCGTCGATTATCGATGATGGTGAGCAGATGGTATTACCCATCAAAATCCCTCAGGGGCGTCCTATACAGTTTTTTGACCCACTATCGGTTGATCATAATCAACGCGTTAGCATTTTGCGCAGAGCAGCTACATCGCTTCAACAAATCCATGGTTCCGGTTATAGCGTCAGTAACTGGGCTGACAATCAGGTATTTATTTCAGAGCAGGGTGATGTTGAATTCATTGATATTGAAAACACCAAAACCATGCAAGAGGATTTACAGTCCTTTGCACAAAGCTTTGAAAAGTTTGCTCAGCACATCGACAGTCCACTGGTAACACTATGGTTTGCGAAGGCTATAAAAGGCGAATGGATTTCACTCGACGAGCTTCGTGCAGAGCTTTCTACAACCTTGATGCAACACAAACTCAGTAAAAACGCTCAATCTAGCAGTGATGATATTTTGAATGGCCGTTACAAATTGGTTGAACGCATTCGCGAAGGGGACAATAGCGAAATTTGGCAAGCCCGACATTTATTGGGCAATTTTGACTGCAGTGTGGTGCTTTATAAGAACGTGTCTGAATCTTGGCTAGGTTTGAGCGACAGCTACCGCCGTATTAAAAGTTTGTATCACCCTAATATAGAACGCATCATTGAATTTGGTCGCTGCCCAGATCGCAATGAATTGTTTTTAAGCAAAGAGTGGGTAACAGGAGAAACCCTGCGCGATTTAAAAGGTACACTATCGCCAGAGCAAGCTGGCCTTTGGTTTGACCAACTGCATCAGGCGCTTGGTTATCTGCATCAGTTCGATATCTTTCATGGCGGTATCTCGCTAGCCAATATTGTAGCGCATCATGAAAAAGCGACGTTTGTTAATTTTGGTTTAGGGTTAGATGCAATTGCCAAAAAAGATGTGCGTCAAAAGGTAGATGTTGACGAGGAAATTTGGTCGGTTGAAGACGAAGGTATTCGCGATATTTTTTCTCTAGCAGCAAGCTTTATTATCGCGTTAAGCGAGCAAGCTATCCCGGAAACGCTGACGCTTGAATCACTCGAGCAAATGAAGCAAGGGTTAGACCCTACTTTTTTAACTGAAACACGTGGCCAAATAATAGAAGACGCCTTGCGTATAATTAAGGTATAG
- a CDS encoding DUF4437 domain-containing protein: protein MNKLASIIALVFICPLFSAQANDHTIIATKDIKWGLLNPLRGDASPRAADLWGDRTKNSATGMLVKFNPGFSSPPHIHNISYRGVVINGLMHNDDPNAEKTWLGTGSYWTQPAGDVHITAANGKTNLIYLEIDSGPYLVKPADQAFDNGESAINVDNRNLVWLSAKDIMWLNRFHVKIAYLWGKTGAPHGSFVKLPAGFTGTIKGLDGLKAVVIKGKGTHSWQQEKQATALSPASFFSSTNNGEHHLDVEQEMTLYINATSYFAVE from the coding sequence ATGAATAAACTCGCCTCTATTATCGCTTTGGTGTTCATATGTCCGCTGTTTTCTGCGCAGGCCAACGACCACACGATTATCGCCACTAAAGATATTAAGTGGGGATTACTCAATCCTCTACGTGGTGATGCCAGCCCGCGCGCCGCCGATCTGTGGGGCGACCGAACTAAAAATAGTGCAACAGGCATGTTAGTTAAGTTTAATCCCGGATTTTCATCCCCGCCTCACATTCACAATATTAGCTACCGCGGCGTTGTTATCAATGGACTGATGCATAATGATGATCCAAACGCAGAAAAAACATGGCTAGGCACAGGATCATATTGGACTCAACCTGCTGGTGATGTGCATATTACTGCGGCAAATGGCAAAACCAACTTAATCTATTTAGAAATTGACAGTGGCCCCTACCTTGTAAAGCCCGCTGATCAGGCCTTTGATAATGGCGAAAGCGCGATCAATGTCGACAACCGAAACCTTGTGTGGCTTAGCGCAAAAGATATTATGTGGCTTAATCGATTTCACGTGAAAATAGCTTACTTATGGGGTAAGACTGGCGCACCACATGGCAGTTTTGTCAAACTTCCCGCAGGTTTTACTGGCACGATTAAAGGGCTAGATGGTTTAAAAGCTGTGGTGATAAAAGGAAAAGGCACGCACAGTTGGCAGCAAGAAAAACAGGCGACAGCACTGTCACCCGCCAGCTTTTTTAGTTCAACTAACAATGGCGAACATCATTTAGATGTTGAGCAAGAGATGACGCTATACATCAATGCAACAAGCTACTTTGCCGTTGAATAA
- a CDS encoding Solitary outer membrane autotransporter beta-barrel domain has translation MKLKQWQQKARLTTYFLCSTVCLPSVASTIAQKQFEEVFATAVVISNSETITLGFANFDPDEFIPELDTGTTPDSLSVRNNLSVFSIPYTVELPNINDDWQSYLSLSASYVKDKGQQITFTEQQNPDSFTDKIGSIYVGYGAKTPITEQWTLTLRLGGYLMHHHNEYDYQDPVSISQRSSLDDVYFNTSANAFVIEPNVKMSYLEETRWGHWQYDADLYVFYGKTFAGDDATQGASPSGLRLNNRLTSHISLHDGKFDAESLYLKFQRVDVQGDMESSLKTNHFYEVGFGFLFDTTRYTSWVDNIGIGINIHKGSVLSGGSVVLYINE, from the coding sequence ATGAAATTAAAACAATGGCAACAAAAAGCAAGGTTAACCACCTACTTTTTATGCAGCACCGTTTGCCTGCCTAGTGTCGCGAGCACCATTGCGCAGAAGCAATTTGAAGAAGTGTTCGCGACCGCAGTCGTCATCAGTAACTCCGAAACCATAACCTTGGGTTTCGCCAACTTCGACCCAGATGAATTTATTCCTGAGCTTGATACAGGCACCACACCGGATAGTTTAAGCGTCAGAAACAATCTGTCCGTGTTTTCGATACCTTACACTGTGGAATTGCCTAATATTAACGATGATTGGCAATCATATTTATCGTTAAGTGCTTCCTATGTAAAAGATAAGGGCCAGCAAATAACCTTTACCGAACAGCAAAATCCTGACAGCTTTACCGACAAAATCGGATCTATCTATGTAGGCTATGGCGCTAAAACACCTATTACAGAGCAGTGGACTTTAACACTGCGATTAGGCGGATATTTGATGCACCACCACAACGAATATGACTATCAAGACCCTGTCAGCATATCGCAGCGTTCTTCACTTGATGATGTTTACTTCAACACCTCTGCTAATGCCTTTGTCATTGAGCCAAATGTTAAAATGTCTTACCTAGAAGAAACCCGTTGGGGCCACTGGCAATATGACGCCGATCTATATGTATTCTACGGTAAAACCTTTGCTGGCGATGATGCGACACAAGGTGCTAGTCCATCAGGTTTGCGCTTAAACAATAGATTAACGAGCCATATTTCGCTGCATGACGGTAAATTTGACGCGGAGTCCTTATACCTCAAATTTCAACGTGTAGACGTGCAAGGTGATATGGAATCTTCACTCAAAACCAACCATTTTTACGAAGTTGGTTTTGGCTTTTTGTTTGATACAACGCGCTACACTTCATGGGTTGATAACATAGGTATTGGCATCAACATCCATAAAGGTAGCGTACTTAGCGGCGGTAGTGTTGTGCTTTACATTAACGAATAG
- a CDS encoding TonB-dependent receptor plug domain-containing protein, translating into MTIKQVLNASFSLSISALFCATVSATNIDETIQTNTPEQTHADEHHDEHHDEHHHEEDSIEKIQVRANRLGRIVSHSPTRIEIINGEEIQEKALMRPGNISMLVAETGGVRVQTTSPAMGNANIRLQSMYGRYTQLLSDGLPLYGGQTPSIGLMQIPPTDLATVEIIKGSASSMYGGSALGGVINLISRQPKDEFEGEVLLNLTSKQGQDLTAYFASPLTDSISASVTAGVHHQQTQDLDKDGWIDIAGYERVVARPRFYWSGDNGENLYLTIGTMYEDRTGGTLPGQLLPDGTSYEQLLQTQRNDVGFVFDKAFMDNYTFSLRGSAMRQDDDHSYGTTIEIDSHQSSLIEASVSGYSDNIDWVIGTAIQSDSFTSETFSEFDYQYDVPGIFAKVDYALTDEISSSVSARRDWHSEYGNQLSPRISLLYHPENWSIRGAFGKGFFAPTPFIEDIDAAGLSKLEPLTNVEEERATTAAIDATYIVGSLETGLTLFESNIEKATELQTLPPALTSDKGVRIVNSPAETTIKGSELLVRYRWHDVKFTGSYLYTDTSKLDLTSIEQRPIALTPEHSAGAIIMWEQHGKGLLGFEAYYTGTQLLENNPYRSKSKAYWHLGLLGQITLGNVSWFINAENLLNVRQTKIDPLVLPAQAPSGVWTTDIWSRNDGFTVNAGVRVQFGH; encoded by the coding sequence ACCATGATGAACATCATGACGAGCATCACCATGAAGAAGATTCGATTGAAAAAATACAAGTAAGAGCTAACCGTTTAGGCCGTATCGTTAGCCACTCGCCAACACGCATAGAAATTATTAACGGCGAAGAAATTCAGGAAAAGGCGCTTATGCGCCCAGGCAATATCTCTATGCTAGTTGCTGAAACAGGTGGCGTAAGAGTACAAACCACCTCACCCGCCATGGGCAATGCAAACATTAGACTACAAAGTATGTATGGTCGCTATACGCAATTGCTAAGTGATGGTTTGCCTCTATATGGCGGACAAACACCGTCTATTGGGCTAATGCAAATTCCGCCAACTGATTTAGCAACGGTAGAGATCATCAAAGGTTCTGCTTCCTCTATGTATGGTGGCTCAGCACTAGGCGGCGTGATCAATTTGATATCACGACAACCAAAAGACGAATTTGAAGGTGAAGTGCTGCTAAATTTAACCTCGAAACAGGGACAAGATTTAACGGCATACTTTGCTAGTCCGCTAACGGATAGCATTAGCGCCTCAGTCACGGCTGGCGTTCACCATCAGCAAACACAAGATTTAGACAAAGACGGCTGGATAGATATCGCAGGTTATGAACGTGTTGTTGCACGCCCACGTTTTTATTGGAGTGGGGATAACGGTGAGAATCTCTATCTAACAATTGGCACAATGTATGAAGACAGAACGGGCGGTACCCTGCCGGGGCAATTATTACCCGACGGTACTAGCTATGAACAGTTACTTCAAACACAAAGAAATGATGTAGGTTTTGTGTTCGATAAAGCCTTTATGGACAACTATACCTTTAGCTTGCGCGGTTCAGCGATGAGACAAGATGACGATCACAGCTACGGCACAACAATCGAGATAGACAGCCATCAAAGCTCACTGATTGAAGCAAGTGTTTCAGGCTATAGTGACAATATCGATTGGGTTATAGGTACGGCAATACAAAGTGATTCATTTACCTCCGAAACGTTTTCTGAATTCGATTATCAATATGATGTGCCCGGTATTTTTGCAAAGGTAGACTATGCCCTGACAGACGAGATTTCTTCGTCGGTTAGTGCTCGAAGAGATTGGCACAGTGAATATGGCAACCAATTAAGTCCTAGAATTTCACTTTTATACCATCCAGAAAACTGGAGTATTCGTGGCGCATTTGGTAAAGGTTTTTTTGCACCAACACCTTTTATTGAAGATATTGATGCCGCGGGGTTATCAAAGCTCGAACCTCTAACAAACGTTGAAGAAGAACGTGCAACCACGGCAGCCATTGACGCCACGTACATTGTTGGTAGCTTGGAAACTGGCCTAACTTTGTTTGAATCAAATATTGAAAAAGCAACCGAATTACAAACATTGCCGCCAGCACTTACTTCTGACAAAGGCGTGCGTATCGTAAACTCACCGGCTGAAACTACCATAAAAGGCTCTGAACTGCTGGTTAGATATCGTTGGCATGATGTTAAATTTACCGGCAGTTATCTTTATACAGATACCAGCAAACTAGATTTAACCAGTATAGAGCAACGACCTATCGCACTGACACCAGAGCATTCAGCTGGCGCTATCATTATGTGGGAACAGCATGGTAAAGGGTTATTGGGTTTTGAAGCTTACTACACCGGCACGCAACTGCTAGAAAACAACCCATATAGAAGCAAAAGTAAAGCCTACTGGCACCTCGGATTATTAGGCCAAATTACATTGGGGAATGTAAGCTGGTTCATTAACGCTGAAAATTTGTTAAACGTGCGCCAAACCAAAATTGATCCGCTTGTTCTGCCAGCGCAAGCACCTAGCGGCGTTTGGACGACTGATATATGGTCAAGAAATGATGGCTTTACCGTAAACGCTGGCGTTCGCGTTCAATTTGGGCACTAA
- a CDS encoding thermonuclease family protein produces the protein MRQFLYGVLLCLACSVNAKQFGNVYVSQVVSVYDADTFRVNLQNFPDIAGKNMPIRVNGVDAPEIRGKCTYEKALAKKAKAFAQALLLNAKEIELKNMQRGKYFRFIADVYIDGKNLANLLIEHNLARPYQGGKRQSWCNQQTE, from the coding sequence ATGAGACAGTTTTTATATGGTGTACTGCTGTGTTTAGCGTGTTCAGTTAACGCTAAGCAGTTTGGTAATGTCTATGTCAGTCAAGTGGTCAGCGTGTATGACGCGGATACCTTTCGTGTGAATCTACAAAACTTTCCTGATATTGCAGGAAAAAACATGCCGATTCGAGTCAATGGCGTCGATGCACCTGAAATTAGAGGTAAATGCACTTACGAGAAAGCGCTAGCTAAAAAAGCGAAAGCCTTTGCACAAGCCTTACTGCTCAATGCTAAAGAAATTGAGCTTAAAAACATGCAACGGGGTAAGTATTTTCGCTTTATTGCCGACGTCTACATTGATGGTAAAAACCTAGCGAATTTATTAATAGAGCACAATTTAGCGCGGCCTTATCAAGGCGGGAAAAGGCAATCTTGGTGTAATCAACAAACGGAGTAA
- a CDS encoding tetratricopeptide repeat-containing diguanylate cyclase yields MRFIRNILVSCCLTLATVVGAIEAPEAIAPMLVELEAKQTIAEKHSYWLSIESQLARDDLHSRGVYYRQLGALLEEKNDIKAAFNAYDRAVDILSAIAPTADLVKSHQDRSYMIYLQSKDVSEYCPDRVKALALARELNDSLVLMETLIFNSFCYEKPEQLQDALALLEEATQLAEQYDDDFASRAMVYNATGHVYSQSNIFYKAIDYYEKAFAAFEQINDETDAFNMAHSISMIATELARWDVADKYNQYMYDKAKTTAKTSHDYLFFAHYNSGRTAYFKNEYDQAIALLTKALAERHTTEEVYFVKVLHVTLAKAYARSKNYEKAYMHAVLYLGGKDSITVNNSNDVDALAIKAYGEKDYQQVIEHLIHRIEMERKQKLDFIRNEAIHKALDHDVTMATYQNQAMAAELALKEARLQKSAQETKADILLLSLLVIVVIGLIAVVINVRKSRDVFQKQAQKDALTNIFNRGYILSESETLFTQAKKDNAPLSVILFDVDHFKSINDSYGHQTGDLVLKAVTDLCQTFLRKTELFGRYGGEEFLVVLPDTHLAVAQTVAERLRQNIESMTVSADNALIEVTVSLGVGCIKPGYENFDQLLHATDKALYKAKEGGRNQVQRD; encoded by the coding sequence ATGCGTTTCATTCGTAACATCCTTGTTAGCTGTTGTCTAACACTTGCTACAGTTGTAGGTGCAATAGAAGCTCCAGAGGCGATTGCGCCCATGCTCGTTGAGCTTGAAGCAAAGCAAACCATTGCTGAAAAACACAGCTATTGGCTATCTATCGAATCACAATTGGCGCGTGATGATCTGCACAGTCGCGGCGTATACTACCGTCAGTTAGGCGCATTGCTTGAAGAGAAGAACGATATAAAAGCAGCGTTTAACGCTTATGACAGAGCTGTCGATATTTTATCTGCAATTGCGCCTACAGCTGACTTGGTTAAGTCCCATCAAGATCGTTCTTACATGATATATTTGCAGTCTAAAGACGTGTCTGAATACTGTCCTGACCGAGTAAAAGCACTGGCATTAGCGAGAGAGCTAAACGACTCACTCGTGCTTATGGAAACCCTAATTTTCAATTCGTTTTGCTATGAAAAGCCAGAACAATTGCAAGATGCATTGGCGTTGCTTGAAGAGGCAACGCAATTGGCAGAACAATACGACGATGACTTTGCTTCAAGAGCCATGGTTTACAATGCAACGGGGCATGTGTACTCACAAAGCAATATATTCTACAAAGCGATCGATTATTACGAAAAAGCATTTGCAGCCTTTGAACAAATAAATGATGAAACCGATGCGTTTAACATGGCGCATTCCATTTCGATGATAGCCACTGAACTAGCGCGCTGGGACGTTGCTGATAAATACAATCAGTACATGTATGACAAAGCAAAAACAACGGCAAAAACCTCTCACGATTATTTGTTTTTTGCCCATTACAACAGTGGACGTACTGCCTATTTTAAAAATGAATACGATCAAGCTATCGCATTATTAACTAAAGCGTTAGCTGAACGTCATACCACTGAAGAAGTGTACTTTGTGAAGGTGCTTCATGTGACATTAGCGAAAGCGTATGCGCGTAGTAAAAACTATGAAAAAGCGTATATGCACGCGGTGCTTTATCTTGGCGGAAAAGATAGCATCACGGTAAATAACAGCAATGATGTAGACGCTTTGGCGATAAAAGCTTATGGCGAAAAAGATTACCAGCAAGTGATTGAACACTTGATCCATCGTATTGAAATGGAGCGCAAACAAAAGCTCGATTTTATTCGAAACGAAGCGATTCATAAGGCGCTTGACCACGATGTGACTATGGCAACATATCAAAATCAAGCAATGGCGGCAGAGCTTGCGCTAAAAGAAGCGCGTTTGCAAAAGAGCGCGCAAGAAACAAAAGCAGATATATTGTTACTATCTTTGCTTGTGATTGTGGTGATTGGCTTGATAGCGGTTGTTATCAATGTGCGTAAATCGCGTGATGTATTTCAAAAACAGGCGCAAAAAGATGCGCTAACTAACATTTTTAATCGTGGCTATATTCTTAGCGAAAGCGAAACCCTATTCACACAAGCTAAAAAAGACAACGCACCGTTGTCGGTTATTTTGTTTGATGTCGATCACTTTAAATCGATTAACGACAGCTACGGCCATCAAACTGGTGATTTAGTGTTAAAAGCGGTCACAGACCTTTGCCAAACGTTTTTGCGTAAAACAGAGCTGTTTGGTCGCTATGGCGGAGAAGAATTTTTGGTTGTATTGCCAGATACTCATTTGGCAGTGGCCCAAACGGTTGCTGAACGTTTGCGTCAAAACATTGAGTCAATGACGGTAAGCGCCGACAATGCGCTTATCGAGGTCACTGTATCACTTGGCGTTGGCTGTATTAAGCCAGGTTATGAAAACTTTGACCAGCTGCTTCATGCTACCGATAAAGCATTATACAAAGCAAAAGAGGGCGGTCGTAACCAAGTGCAGCGCGATTAA
- a CDS encoding patatin-like phospholipase family protein has translation MINKAVFYFCLLLATNVPMALAQEAERPKIGLVLSGGGAKGAAHIGVLETLEKNNIPVDYIAGTSIGAYVAGMYALGYDAQEIKTLMFSTDWALGYSDIIPRKDLSFEDKELRDKYNLPIKAGYKDNKVVTPGGVLIGQTMAMLLKSNTNLVREFDSFDELAIPYRAIAADLETGNAVVLDKGSIVTAMKASASVPGALDPVSLNGKILVDGGVANNMPVDIVKAMGADIIIAVDIGASLAKKEDINGTLAVMGQLSTILTAKTTEYQKTLLTPRDILIRPDVGEMSTTDFEIMPDAYKMGLLAASSAEPRLKQLSVSDTAFTQYQENKKEERKAWLNPLENVVTKIVVNNASKVDDDIILEKFDIATGQVVTWPEIKAGIDRVYSLNVFERVDVEFDDTEDGRVLQLITKAKSWGPNFFHLGLSIEDDFDDSAVLSVDLAYVMTDITDNGGVWKNEVSLGWERSIGTELFLPMDDEQHFFTRSRAAFINDKWRLSTDTGAQQELLKRYVEAGFGFGYKHTDFGIVEIGALGERGYLENQSISSDKPDFTSYGGYFRFAYDTLDNINFPTQGNRITFDVKYLEDSYDPRLTTMPDDTSVQYSINWRGAISVGNSSLVGIMMYDKIENDSDFTVHVKELGGFLNLSGYAKDSLVGPYRFLSALLYQYDLAREVPGSSGLPLYLGGSVEAGNVWPINMRVDIKDLIYSGSLYLGTDTPVGPAALGVGVADDGNVTVFISLGKNW, from the coding sequence ATGATTAACAAAGCTGTTTTTTACTTCTGTTTACTGCTTGCTACTAATGTCCCAATGGCGTTAGCACAAGAAGCCGAGCGACCTAAGATAGGGCTTGTACTTAGTGGTGGTGGCGCAAAGGGCGCGGCTCACATTGGTGTGCTTGAAACGCTAGAAAAAAACAATATTCCTGTAGATTATATTGCCGGTACAAGCATAGGTGCTTATGTGGCTGGTATGTATGCACTTGGCTATGATGCGCAAGAAATTAAAACATTGATGTTTTCTACCGATTGGGCACTTGGCTACTCAGATATTATTCCGCGCAAAGATTTAAGTTTTGAAGACAAAGAGCTGCGCGACAAGTACAACCTACCAATAAAAGCAGGCTACAAAGATAACAAGGTAGTAACTCCTGGTGGCGTGTTAATCGGTCAAACGATGGCGATGTTGCTTAAGAGTAATACCAACTTAGTCAGAGAATTTGATTCCTTTGATGAACTCGCTATTCCGTATCGCGCCATTGCGGCAGATCTAGAAACCGGCAATGCGGTTGTACTTGATAAAGGCAGCATAGTAACCGCTATGAAGGCGTCTGCAAGTGTGCCAGGAGCGCTCGATCCGGTTTCATTGAATGGCAAAATTTTGGTCGACGGTGGTGTTGCTAATAATATGCCTGTAGATATTGTCAAAGCGATGGGTGCAGACATTATTATTGCGGTTGATATTGGCGCGTCATTGGCGAAAAAGGAAGACATTAACGGTACCTTAGCTGTTATGGGGCAGTTATCGACTATTCTTACCGCCAAGACCACCGAATACCAAAAAACCTTACTAACCCCGCGCGATATTCTGATTAGGCCTGATGTTGGTGAAATGAGCACCACAGATTTCGAAATCATGCCAGACGCCTATAAAATGGGTCTACTTGCAGCAAGTTCTGCTGAGCCTCGTTTAAAACAGCTTTCTGTTTCAGATACTGCCTTTACTCAATATCAAGAAAACAAAAAAGAAGAGCGCAAGGCTTGGTTAAACCCGCTAGAAAATGTTGTGACTAAAATCGTGGTCAATAATGCATCAAAAGTAGATGATGACATTATCCTTGAAAAATTTGATATTGCTACGGGGCAGGTAGTTACTTGGCCAGAGATTAAAGCCGGTATAGACCGTGTTTATTCCCTTAATGTATTTGAACGCGTTGACGTTGAATTCGATGATACCGAAGACGGTCGTGTTTTACAGTTGATCACCAAAGCTAAATCTTGGGGCCCTAATTTTTTCCACTTGGGCTTAAGCATTGAAGATGACTTTGACGATAGCGCTGTTCTTAGTGTCGATTTAGCTTATGTGATGACCGACATTACCGACAATGGCGGCGTATGGAAAAATGAAGTGTCATTAGGTTGGGAGCGTTCTATTGGTACAGAGTTGTTCTTGCCAATGGATGACGAACAGCACTTTTTTACACGTAGCAGAGCCGCATTTATTAATGATAAATGGCGCCTGTCAACCGACACAGGTGCGCAGCAAGAACTATTAAAACGCTATGTTGAAGCAGGTTTTGGCTTTGGTTATAAGCATACCGATTTTGGTATTGTAGAAATTGGCGCTTTGGGCGAGCGTGGTTATTTGGAAAATCAATCTATTAGCTCTGACAAACCGGATTTCACTTCTTACGGTGGTTACTTTCGTTTTGCCTACGACACGCTTGATAACATTAACTTTCCTACGCAAGGCAATCGCATAACGTTCGACGTTAAGTATCTGGAAGATAGTTACGATCCGCGCTTAACTACCATGCCAGACGATACCTCTGTTCAATACTCAATTAATTGGCGTGGCGCAATAAGCGTTGGTAACTCAAGTCTTGTTGGCATCATGATGTACGACAAAATAGAGAATGACTCTGACTTCACCGTTCATGTTAAAGAATTAGGTGGTTTTTTAAACCTTTCGGGTTACGCAAAAGACTCTCTCGTTGGTCCATATCGCTTTTTATCCGCGCTGTTGTATCAATACGATCTAGCTAGAGAAGTACCCGGCTCTTCTGGTTTACCTTTGTATTTAGGGGGCAGTGTAGAAGCGGGTAATGTGTGGCCAATTAATATGCGAGTCGATATAAAAGACTTGATATACAGTGGCAGTTTGTATTTAGGTACAGATACACCGGTAGGCCCAGCGGCCCTTGGTGTAGGCGTTGCTGATGATGGCAATGTTACCGTGTTTATTTCTTTAGGTAAGAATTGGTAA